In one Polynucleobacter sp. JS-JIR-5-A7 genomic region, the following are encoded:
- a CDS encoding 2-dehydropantoate 2-reductase, translated as MKICVIGGGGAIGGYLAVMLARSGNDVTVVARGATLAAIKERGLALIMDDQPEPLVAEVKAVEKIRDAETPDVVILAVKAHQVEPIIDDLAAIMGPETILIPMQNGIPWWYFQKLGGEFQDHSVETVDAGGQAKKAINPNNIIGCVVYPATFTQAPGVIRHVEGNRFPLGELDGKVTERIQKMSEMMGAASFKSPILEDIRSEIWLKLWGNMTFNPISSLTHGTLEGICQYPLTKELARSMMAEAQTIAEKLGVTFRVDIERRIAGAEKVGKHKTSMLQDLEAGRSLEIDALLGSVIELGKITQTPTPCLNTVFALTKYLDENVQASKGSLALPSVSGY; from the coding sequence ATGAAAATCTGTGTGATCGGGGGAGGTGGCGCGATTGGCGGTTACCTAGCTGTCATGTTGGCGCGATCGGGCAATGATGTAACGGTTGTTGCGCGCGGTGCAACTTTAGCGGCAATTAAAGAGCGTGGCTTGGCATTAATTATGGATGACCAACCCGAGCCTTTAGTGGCAGAAGTAAAAGCAGTAGAAAAAATTAGAGATGCTGAAACACCAGATGTTGTGATCTTGGCAGTAAAGGCCCATCAAGTTGAGCCGATTATTGATGACTTAGCTGCGATTATGGGCCCAGAAACGATTTTGATCCCGATGCAAAACGGAATTCCTTGGTGGTATTTCCAAAAACTGGGTGGCGAATTTCAAGACCATTCTGTTGAAACAGTCGATGCTGGCGGTCAAGCAAAGAAGGCCATTAATCCAAACAACATCATTGGTTGTGTTGTGTATCCAGCAACTTTTACTCAAGCTCCGGGTGTGATTCGTCACGTAGAAGGCAATCGTTTCCCATTGGGCGAGCTGGATGGTAAGGTAACTGAACGTATTCAGAAGATGTCTGAGATGATGGGTGCAGCTAGCTTTAAGTCGCCCATTTTGGAGGATATCCGTTCCGAAATTTGGCTCAAGCTGTGGGGCAATATGACATTCAATCCAATCAGCTCATTGACTCACGGCACTTTGGAAGGCATTTGCCAATATCCATTAACCAAAGAATTAGCGCGCAGCATGATGGCTGAAGCACAAACGATTGCTGAAAAACTCGGTGTTACTTTCCGCGTGGATATCGAGCGTCGCATTGCGGGTGCCGAGAAGGTGGGCAAGCATAAGACTTCGATGTTGCAAGACTTAGAGGCTGGTCGTAGTTTAGAAATCGATGCACTCTTGGGCTCAGTAATTGAGTTAGGCAAGATTACTCAGACACCTACACCTTGTTTGAACACGGTATTTGCTTTAACGAAATATTTGGATGAAAACGTGCAGGCCTCTAAAGGTAGCTTGGCATTGCCATCGGTATCAGGTTACTAA
- a CDS encoding fumarylacetoacetate hydrolase family protein: protein MAQWLKFQHQGKSGLGQVQGDQIAVYSGDLFQNPKPTGETVKLVDVTIDIPCIPSKMVAMVDNFHALVTKLEHAVPAEPLYFLKGNNSFLATNQVIRTPKSYSGKVVYEGELGIVIGKRIHEVDEAEAAKAIFGYTCINDVTAIEILNRDPGYAQWTRSKSFNTFGVFGPYITTDVDPSKLTIKTILNDQERQNYPISDMIFPPAKLVSLISQDVPLEAGDIIACGTSVGVGSMKPGSNVSIIIDGVGRLDNRFE from the coding sequence ATGGCTCAATGGCTCAAATTTCAACATCAAGGAAAAAGCGGTTTAGGACAAGTGCAGGGTGACCAAATCGCGGTGTACTCAGGCGACTTGTTTCAAAACCCAAAACCGACTGGCGAAACCGTAAAATTGGTCGATGTCACCATTGACATCCCATGTATCCCATCCAAGATGGTTGCCATGGTGGATAACTTTCATGCGCTCGTAACTAAGCTTGAGCACGCCGTACCTGCCGAGCCGCTGTATTTCCTCAAAGGCAATAATTCCTTTCTGGCTACCAATCAAGTGATTCGCACTCCCAAGTCCTATTCAGGAAAAGTAGTTTATGAGGGAGAACTTGGTATCGTGATTGGTAAGCGCATCCATGAAGTAGATGAAGCTGAGGCAGCAAAAGCGATTTTTGGTTACACCTGTATTAACGATGTCACTGCCATTGAGATTCTGAATCGTGATCCTGGTTATGCACAGTGGACCCGCTCCAAGAGCTTCAACACTTTTGGTGTCTTTGGTCCTTACATCACTACCGATGTTGACCCAAGCAAATTAACTATCAAAACTATTCTCAATGATCAAGAGCGTCAGAATTACCCAATATCAGACATGATCTTCCCACCAGCCAAATTGGTAAGCCTAATTTCCCAAGATGTGCCTTTAGAGGCAGGTGACATCATTGCATGCGGCACTTCAGTAGGCGTTGGCTCCATGAAACCTGGTAGCAATGTCAGCATCATCATTGATGGCGTGGGTCGACTCGATAATCGCTTCGAATAG